The segment AATAGATACCAAATCGACACAAGATAGCGAACCTTCCCGGTTGCCATCGGTAAAGGAAAAGGCCCAAAATAGGATCCGAACCTTCCCAGCCACTGCCCGTAGAAAAAATTGCCCAAATAGATATGGAATCAAAAGAAGACAGCGAACCTTCTCGGCCGCTGCAAGTGGAAAAAAAAGCCCAAATGGATGCGGAACTAAAACAAGTagaaaaagaggcccaaaaaGAACCTTCTCAGCCGCAACCAATAGAAAAAGAGGCCCAAACAGATACGGAATCAAAACAAGGCACCGAACCTTCTCAGCCGCTAGCAGTAGAAAAAAAGGCCCAAATAGATATGGGATCAAAACAAGACAGTGAATTAAAAGAAGCAACTTCCCATATTCCAAAAGTAGAAGGAAAGTCTGAAGAAATTATTGAAGGGAAGCCAGATACAGAGTTGGAAGTGATAAAAAAACAGAACATGAAGAATCAATAGAAGAGAAACAACCTCCCCAAATcccacaaaaaaaagaaaaacccgAAGAAGTGATAAAAAAGATGGAACCTGAAGAATCAACAGAAGAGAAACAACCTCCCCAAATCCcacaacaaaaagaaaagcctGAAGAAGTGATGAAAAAGACGGAACCTGAAGAACCAATAGAAGAAAAACAACCTTCCCAAATCCCAcgagaaaaagaaaaacatgaAGAAATTATTGAAGAGAAGCCAAAAACAGACTTGGAAGTGATAAAAAAGACAGAACCTAGAAGCCCAAGTCAGAAACTGCATCTGAAGAAAATAAACATGATGAGCCTAAAACAGAACCAGAAGCACAGCCTGCCGAGAAATCAACTTTGTCTGGTGATGAGTCGAAGGATACAACTGAAATCCAGATATCTGTCACTGAACCTCATTTCGAAGAACCCGAACCGCATCTAGACACACGTGAGGGCGTGACAGAACCTAGAACCACTGTGAAGCAGACATATCTGGATGAGCCCAAGGGAAGGGAGAGCGTTATGGGGACTACAAGAATCCCATGGGCTTCACCATCCCATGGAGAACGAGCAAGCTTTCATAAAGAGATCAACGAGGGCATTTCCACATTGGTCCAAAAGCTGAAACTTGGGCAGTCGCAGCAGCTGGGGAGTGAGAGCGCGGTGAGTATCATCACCTTAGCAGGTGAGAACAAGGGTGCAACCATGTTTGTAGGACATGAGACCACAAGGAAGGAAAGCGTCCAACACATTAACAAGAAAGCGGAGGCAAGCAGTGGTAATAAAGATGTTCAGAAGCAGATGTTGAATCATACAGATAATGAAAATCCAGCAATCACTGCAAGCATTAATAGCAATGTGCAATCCATCAACAACTCATTGCTCCATGAGAGTTCCTGTAGTGAAGAAGATCCTGGCGTTCACCTGGTTCTCTCTGTCAAGCCAAGTGAGCTTGCCAAATCGAAGGAAAAGGTTGAATCTAGTGCTGCGAGCAAAGCCTCAGCCAAATGACACCTATCAGCGAAATATCAGGAGGGGGTGTCTTTATAGGACTTCTCATGGTAGCTGTGTGGAGAAAAGGTAAAGGTGGAACAAGATGCAAAGCATTCCAAAGAGGGTATTAGCAGAGCATGAAAAAGATATTAGAAAATATTGATGCTGTCTTCTCATTGTAATTATCAGACTGCAACTATTACAGCAACTACCTTGGCTcccaaatatatataaattgtttATTCCACTTATTGAAATATTATTGTAAATTACATTTCTATACATTATAAATGTAATTCAGATATCTCAATGAGACCAGACAGGTTTTTATAGGATAACATGATAGTATGAGTGATGCCCTTCATGCAATAGAGAATGTTGTTCAAATCTATATATGATTAATATCAAAAATGCATTCAAAGGAGTCACATATATGGAAGAAACAATAAGGCTACCTTGCTTCCAATG is part of the Elaeis guineensis isolate ETL-2024a chromosome 15, EG11, whole genome shotgun sequence genome and harbors:
- the LOC105058753 gene encoding LOW QUALITY PROTEIN: uncharacterized protein (The sequence of the model RefSeq protein was modified relative to this genomic sequence to represent the inferred CDS: inserted 1 base in 1 codon); the encoded protein is MANQPGRRQPFRFWYWANPTQTARPPRRPAARGPARTPSPSAATPSPSRRPSRLPPATLTPPSPTKEATQPQKEAATQEVSPAPSLSTAPVSQPESPTKKPVEPEAQDSGPTVEALSQTTEQPQPEPASQPPGAGSQTTEVSEPETVSVDIVLGTTPTQDAILETEPKEIIEEKSITSEEQESRKELPPVEEKLQIDTKSTQDSEPSRLPSMEPEESTEEKQPPQIPQQKEKPEEVMKKTEPEEPIEEKQPSQIPREKEKHEEIIEEKPKTDLEVIKKTEPRSPXSETASEENKHDEPKTEPEAQPAEKSTLSGDESKDTTEIQISVTEPHFEEPEPHLDTREGVTEPRTTVKQTYLDEPKGRESVMGTTRIPWASPSHGERASFHKEINEGISTLVQKLKLGQSQQLGSESAVSIITLAGENKGATMFVGHETTRKESVQHINKKAEASSGNKDVQKQMLNHTDNENPAITASINSNVQSINNSLLHESSCSEEDPGVHLVLSVKPSELAKSKEKVESSAASKASAK